Proteins encoded within one genomic window of Aphelocoma coerulescens isolate FSJ_1873_10779 chromosome 9, UR_Acoe_1.0, whole genome shotgun sequence:
- the LOC138114673 gene encoding F-box/LRR-repeat protein 12-like, producing MAERAPLPDSVLVQVLALLPLRDRLRAARVCRRWQQLAQDRAVWTHVDLSPHREWQNVTVHTAEKESTWHRHVLTEAVFWTPVLTHFSVREVDGHFRL from the exons ATGGCGGAGCGGGCGCCCCTGCCCGACTCGGTGCTGGTGCAGGTCctggcgctgctgccgctgcggGACCGGCTGCGAGCGGCCAG GGTCTGCCGGCGGTGGCAGCAGCTGGCGCAGGACCGAGCGGTCTGGACACATGTGGATCTGAGCCCTCACCGG GAGTGGCAGAATGTGACAGTACATACAGCTGAAAAGGAAAGTACATGGCACCGGCATGTTTTGACAGAAGCAGTTTTCTGGACTCCTGTcttgacacatttctctgtgcgagaagtagatgGACATTTCAGACTCTGA
- the LOC138114689 gene encoding F-box/LRR-repeat protein 12-like isoform X1, translating into MAERAPLPDSVLVQVLALLPLRDRLRAARVCRRWQQLAQDRAVWTHVDLSPHRITRRTLWHLVRHRLPDSLCTLRMRGMPRSGGKQRLLSPALLAALRKRCPQLHRLCLTETDLRHVPYESMPSSVTTLELSLCDIPDAWFCVSPSVPPPQVQHLTIHSIPTFSDHHLLDISSQNHLKTLSLCGTYRITDMGIQAAAPHLEELERLILRHCIIGDAAMVFIGRHMKQLRYLEISNAYFLTNRGLVAIVTLEHLETLCLDLYDLVSLGTVIALLQVLPRLNHLKLGGTCFEDELLDKIQENFPHCTISHTP; encoded by the exons ATGGCGGAGCGGGCGCCCCTGCCCGACTCGGTGCTGGTGCAGGTCctggcgctgctgccgctgcggGACCGGCTGCGAGCGGCCAG GGTCTGCCGGCGGTGGCAGCAGCTGGCGCAGGACCGAGCGGTCTGGACACATGTGGATCTGAGCCCTCACCGG ATCACCCGCCGCACGCTGTGGCACCTGGTGCGCCACCGCCTCCCTGACAGCCTGTGCACCCTGCGGATGCGGGGCATGCCTCGCTCGGGCGGCAAGCAGCGGCTCCTCTCACCGGCACTGCTGGCTGCCCTTCGGAAGCGCTGTCCCCAGCTCCATCGGCTGTGCCTGACCGAGACAGACCTCCGCCATGTCCCGTACGAGAGCATGCCCTCTTCTGTCACCACACTGGAGCTGAGCCTCTGCGACATCCCCGATGCCTGGTTCTGCGTCTCCCCTTCGGTGCCACCACCACAGGTACAACACCTCActatccacagcattcccacctTTTCTGACCATCATCTTCTTGACATTTCCTCACAGAACCACTTGAAGACACTGAGCCTTTGTGGCACCTACCGCATCACTGATATGGGGAtccaagcagcagctccacacCTGGAAGAGCTTGAACGTCTGATTCTGCGGCACTGCATCATTGGCGATGCTGCCATGGTATTCATTGGGCGCCACATGAAGCAGCTCCGCTACCTGGAAATCAGCAATGCCTACTTTCTGACAAACAGGGGGCTGGTTGCTATTGTGACACTGGAGCACCTGGAGACCCTGTGCCTTGATCTCTATGATTTGGTCTCCCTTGGTACTGTTATTGCTTTGTTGCAAGTGCTGCCTCGCCTGAACCACCTCAAATTAGGTGGAACTTGCTTTGAAGATGAACTCCTCGATAAAATTCAGGAGAATTTTCCACATTGCACCATATCTCACACTCCTTGA
- the LOC138114689 gene encoding F-box/LRR-repeat protein 12-like isoform X2 encodes MAERAPLPDSVLVQVLALLPLRDRLRAARVCRRWQQLAQDRAVWTHVDLSPHRITRRTLWHLVRHRLPDSLCTLRMRGMPRSGGKQRLLSPALLAALRKRCPQLHRLCLTETDLRHVPYESMPSSVTTLELSLCDIPDAWFCVSPSVPPPQNHLKTLSLCGTYRITDMGIQAAAPHLEELERLILRHCIIGDAAMVFIGRHMKQLRYLEISNAYFLTNRGLVAIVTLEHLETLCLDLYDLVSLGTVIALLQVLPRLNHLKLGGTCFEDELLDKIQENFPHCTISHTP; translated from the exons ATGGCGGAGCGGGCGCCCCTGCCCGACTCGGTGCTGGTGCAGGTCctggcgctgctgccgctgcggGACCGGCTGCGAGCGGCCAG GGTCTGCCGGCGGTGGCAGCAGCTGGCGCAGGACCGAGCGGTCTGGACACATGTGGATCTGAGCCCTCACCGG ATCACCCGCCGCACGCTGTGGCACCTGGTGCGCCACCGCCTCCCTGACAGCCTGTGCACCCTGCGGATGCGGGGCATGCCTCGCTCGGGCGGCAAGCAGCGGCTCCTCTCACCGGCACTGCTGGCTGCCCTTCGGAAGCGCTGTCCCCAGCTCCATCGGCTGTGCCTGACCGAGACAGACCTCCGCCATGTCCCGTACGAGAGCATGCCCTCTTCTGTCACCACACTGGAGCTGAGCCTCTGCGACATCCCCGATGCCTGGTTCTGCGTCTCCCCTTCGGTGCCACCACCACAG AACCACTTGAAGACACTGAGCCTTTGTGGCACCTACCGCATCACTGATATGGGGAtccaagcagcagctccacacCTGGAAGAGCTTGAACGTCTGATTCTGCGGCACTGCATCATTGGCGATGCTGCCATGGTATTCATTGGGCGCCACATGAAGCAGCTCCGCTACCTGGAAATCAGCAATGCCTACTTTCTGACAAACAGGGGGCTGGTTGCTATTGTGACACTGGAGCACCTGGAGACCCTGTGCCTTGATCTCTATGATTTGGTCTCCCTTGGTACTGTTATTGCTTTGTTGCAAGTGCTGCCTCGCCTGAACCACCTCAAATTAGGTGGAACTTGCTTTGAAGATGAACTCCTCGATAAAATTCAGGAGAATTTTCCACATTGCACCATATCTCACACTCCTTGA